The following coding sequences lie in one Oncorhynchus gorbuscha isolate QuinsamMale2020 ecotype Even-year unplaced genomic scaffold, OgorEven_v1.0 Un_scaffold_2698, whole genome shotgun sequence genomic window:
- the LOC124026369 gene encoding broad substrate specificity ATP-binding cassette transporter ABCG2-like produces MSKPQNGEPAADDPEVMFQMPGPTVSFSRLHYSVMESNGLCHKTGPEKHILKDISGIMRPGMNAIMGPTGSGKTSLLDVIAGRKDPAGLKFGQVLIDGKMVDSDLRLISAYVVQDDILMGTLSVRENLLFSVNLRLDPQHYSTADKQQRVDSIIEDLGLQDCAHTKIGTEFLRGVSGGERKRCSIGMELITSPRLLFLDEPTTGLDSNTANHIINLLHRLSRSGKTIVFSIHQPRYSIFSRFDHLTLMHRGELVYAGAAGKALSYFTDLGYHCEPFNNPSDFFLDVTNGEAQSTLDITSFNYDDKENCDNSNLLAVSYRQSTQYQRVVEELDHLTQGLEGGVGGQGQKADYVTSFWYQMRIVGGRMMVNSLRNPQTSYAQLALNIFFALLVGLIYYQIPLTLPEALQNRMGAFFFLIINMVFGNLSAVELFINERALFIHENSSGYYRTSVYFLSKIFADLIPNRIVPILIFSAIAYYMMGLKPAFTAFLLFTLTMSLVSLAAASLAFLVSASVSSFAMGQRPHRPAFRLHD; encoded by the exons ATGTCTAAGCCCCAGAATGGAGAGCCAGCAGCAGATGATCCAGAGGTGATGTTCCAGATGCCTGGTCCAACCGTCTCCTTCTCCAGACTACACTACTCTGTCATGGAGAGCAATGGACTCTGCCACAAGACAGGACCTGAGAAGCACATCCTCAAAGACATCAG CGGCATCATGAGACCAGGGATGAACGCCATCATGGGGCCAACAGGAAGTGGAAAAACATC tctcctggATGTGATAGCAGGTCGTAAGGACCCAGCAGGGTTGAAGTTTGGTCAGGTTCTGATCGATGGGAAGATGGTGGACTCTGACCTCCGACTCATATCTGCCTACGTGGTGcag gATGATATATTGATGGGAACTCTGTCAGTGAGAGAGAACTTGTTGTTCAGTGTGAACCTGAGACTAGACCCTCAACATTATTCTACAGCTGACAAACAGCAGAGAGTGGACAGCATCATAGAGGACCTGGGTCTACAGGACTGTGCCCACACCAAG ataGGAACAGAGTTCCTGCGTGGTGTgtctgggggagagaggaagaggtgcaGCATCGGTATGGAGCTCATTACTTCTCCTCGTCTTCTGTTCCTGGATGAACCCACAACTGGTCTGGACTCTAACACTGCTAACCACATCATCAACttactgcatag gctGTCTAGAAGCGGTAAGACTATCGTGTTCTCCATCCATCAGCCTCGTTACTCAATCTTCAGCCGCTTTGACCACCTGACCCTGATGCACCGAGGAGAGTTGGTGTACGCTGGAGCTGCTGGGAAGGCCCTGAGCTACTTTACTGACTtgg ggtaTCACTGTGAGCCGTTCAACAACCCCTCTGACTTCTTCTTGGACGTCACTAACGGAGAGGCTCAGTCTACACTAGACATCACTTCATTTAactatg ATGATAAGGAGAACTGTGACAACAGCAACCTTCTGGCTGTGAGCTACAGACAGTCAACTCAGTACCAGAGGGTGGTGGAGGAGCTGGACCATTTGACCCAGGGTCTGGAGGGAGGGGTCGGAGGTCAGGGACAGAAGGCCGACTACGTCACCTCCTTCTGGTACCAG atgaggaTAGTGGGTGGTCGTATGATGGTGAACTCTCTCAGGAACCCCCAGACATCGTACGCTCAGCTGGCCCTCAACATCTTCTTCGCTCTGCTGGTCGGCCTAATCTACTACCAGATCCCCCTGACTCTACCTGAAGCCCTACAGAACag gatgggAGCATTCTTTTTCCTCATCATCAACATGGTGTTTGGGAATCTTTCAGCTGTGGAACTCTTCATCAATGAGAGAGCTCTGTTCAT ccatGAGAACTCTAGTGGGTACTACCGCACGTCCGTCTACTTCCTGTCCAAGATATTCGCTGACCTCATCCCCAACCGCATTGTCCCTATCCTCATCTTCTCAGCCATcgcctactatatgatgg gtctgAAGCCAGCCTTCACAGCGTTCCTGCTCTTCACACTGACGATGTCCCTGGTCAGTCTCGCTGCGGCCAGTCTAGCGTTCCTGGTCTCAGCCTCTGTCTCCTCCTTCGCTATGGGCCAACGTCCCCATCGCCCTGCCTTTCGTCTTCATGATg